In Iodobacter fluviatilis, one DNA window encodes the following:
- a CDS encoding endonuclease domain-containing protein: MQPYKSGLKPFSQALRKHMTDAEQLLWSRLRRKQLLGVQFYRQKPLAGFIVDFYSAAASLVIELDGSQHFEAGHQANDKERDQQLAAMGLLVLRFDNKQVLQELDEVMQVIFDTVERQIPPCPPFSKGGKT, from the coding sequence TTGCAACCATATAAATCAGGCTTGAAACCATTCTCCCAAGCGCTGCGCAAGCATATGACTGATGCGGAACAATTGCTTTGGTCAAGGCTGCGCCGCAAACAGCTGCTGGGTGTGCAGTTTTATCGGCAAAAACCTTTGGCGGGTTTTATTGTGGATTTTTATTCTGCTGCGGCCAGTCTGGTGATTGAGCTGGATGGTTCTCAGCATTTTGAAGCTGGGCATCAGGCAAATGATAAAGAAAGAGATCAGCAGCTGGCGGCAATGGGCTTATTGGTATTGCGGTTTGATAACAAACAGGTTCTACAAGAATTAGACGAAGTGATGCAGGTGATTTTTGATACGGTTGAAAGGCAAATCCCCCCTTGCCCCCCTTTTTCAAAGGGGGGTAAAACCTAA
- a CDS encoding nuclease-related domain-containing protein: protein MIIKSPDSKQAQLDELNALLALTHLSVNQRELITKEMYMLQQGVLGEQNSEYEINFYLKDAKRWAVIHDLRIEHNGRVAQIDHLLINRFLEVFVIETKNFSADLQINELGEFTAWYNKKPIGIPSPLAQNDKHIEVLKALSKTLPLPTRLGLTLMPSFTSVVMVSNKQRITRPKKFDTKNIIKAEQILEWVTKTNVDNASIGTVFGSLAKMVSPETVMDIGELFTRHHRPLTPDYKAKFGIKEPAEVLIQKPEVQVLVQQVVAVAITAEEITKLTSSKLAAKLGLKNTQELIDKLLEKGFVEIVDGKTIITDQGKIAGGEAKFSSRFGAYFIWPEGLIS, encoded by the coding sequence ATGATTATTAAATCCCCTGATTCAAAACAAGCGCAGCTGGACGAGCTTAATGCTCTGCTTGCCCTGACACACCTAAGCGTCAATCAGCGCGAATTAATCACTAAAGAAATGTATATGCTCCAGCAGGGAGTGCTGGGTGAGCAGAATAGTGAATATGAAATTAATTTCTATTTAAAAGACGCAAAAAGATGGGCAGTCATTCACGACCTGCGCATTGAACACAATGGCCGAGTAGCACAAATTGATCATCTCTTGATCAATCGCTTTCTTGAAGTATTTGTCATTGAAACCAAAAATTTTAGTGCAGATTTACAAATCAATGAGTTGGGCGAATTTACGGCTTGGTATAACAAAAAGCCCATCGGTATTCCCAGCCCGCTGGCACAAAATGACAAGCATATTGAAGTCCTAAAAGCACTTAGCAAAACATTGCCCCTGCCCACACGCCTTGGCCTTACCTTAATGCCGAGCTTTACCAGTGTGGTCATGGTCAGCAATAAACAACGTATTACCCGCCCTAAAAAATTTGATACCAAAAACATTATTAAAGCAGAGCAAATTCTGGAGTGGGTAACTAAAACAAATGTTGATAATGCAAGTATTGGAACTGTTTTTGGCAGCTTAGCCAAGATGGTTAGCCCAGAAACGGTAATGGACATTGGCGAATTATTTACCAGACACCACCGCCCCTTAACGCCCGATTACAAAGCAAAGTTTGGGATCAAAGAGCCTGCTGAAGTTCTTATTCAAAAGCCTGAAGTGCAGGTGCTCGTACAGCAAGTCGTGGCTGTTGCTATTACGGCAGAAGAAATAACAAAACTCACCAGCTCTAAATTGGCCGCAAAACTTGGCCTCAAGAATACTCAAGAATTAATTGATAAATTGCTTGAAAAGGGATTTGTAGAAATTGTGGATGGCAAAACAATAATAACGGATCAAGGGAAAATAGCAGGTGGAGAGGCCAAATTTAGCTCTAGATTTGGGGCGTATTTTATTTGGCCTGAGGGTTTGATTAGTTAG
- a CDS encoding DNA alkylation repair protein translates to MTPFQNHIRSAMQPLANASAAIAMRAYQRDQFEFLGVAAPARRAATMPLIKAFKPASAQELIAEAQGLWNLAQREYQYIAVDLLARHVKVLSGTDIPALLNLALQKSWWDSVDGLVKVMGTILKADKTQQSQMDAALLHPDFWIRRIAMLHQLGWKGDTDVIRLQNYTRQLAPESEFFIRKAIGWALREYAWHDPGAIRAFLLDMGDQLSPLSRREAAKHL, encoded by the coding sequence ATGACACCATTTCAAAACCATATCCGCAGCGCCATGCAGCCGCTTGCTAATGCTAGCGCCGCCATCGCCATGCGTGCCTATCAGCGTGATCAGTTTGAATTTCTGGGCGTGGCCGCTCCAGCTCGGCGGGCCGCAACCATGCCCTTGATCAAAGCGTTCAAGCCAGCCAGCGCACAGGAATTAATCGCTGAGGCGCAAGGCCTGTGGAATTTAGCGCAGCGCGAATACCAATATATCGCTGTAGATTTACTGGCAAGGCATGTCAAAGTTTTAAGCGGCACCGATATCCCAGCCTTACTCAATTTAGCATTACAAAAATCTTGGTGGGATAGCGTTGATGGACTAGTGAAAGTGATGGGTACCATTCTTAAAGCCGATAAAACCCAGCAAAGCCAGATGGATGCCGCATTGCTTCATCCGGATTTTTGGATCAGACGAATTGCCATGCTGCACCAGCTGGGCTGGAAGGGCGACACTGATGTGATTCGCTTACAAAACTACACCAGGCAGCTCGCCCCCGAAAGCGAGTTTTTTATCAGGAAAGCCATAGGCTGGGCACTCAGAGAGTACGCATGGCACGACCCTGGCGCTATTCGCGCGTTTTTACTAGACATGGGCGATCAATTATCGCCACTCAGCCGCAGAGAGGCGGCTAAGCATTTATGA
- a CDS encoding DUF1294 domain-containing protein: MRFQGKITSWKDDQGFGFVVQNGGGERAFLHIKAFENRTQRPAEGDLITYVQVRDDRGRFRAEQVCFVGQRRVAAAESGQGSGSVILALLFAAFLVSACFIGRLPWLIAGGYLLMSIVAFIAYALDKSAARNDRWRTPESTLHLLALLGGWPGALLAQRVLRHKSKKAAFLLVFWATVLMNCAALAWVLLRWR; encoded by the coding sequence ATGCGCTTTCAAGGAAAAATCACCAGTTGGAAGGATGATCAGGGTTTTGGTTTTGTTGTTCAGAACGGCGGTGGAGAGCGGGCTTTTTTGCATATTAAGGCGTTTGAAAATCGTACTCAGCGCCCGGCAGAGGGCGATTTGATTACTTATGTGCAGGTGCGTGATGATAGGGGGCGGTTTCGGGCGGAGCAGGTTTGTTTTGTGGGGCAGCGCAGGGTGGCTGCGGCTGAATCTGGCCAAGGCTCTGGTTCTGTGATTTTGGCGTTGCTGTTTGCTGCGTTTTTAGTTTCGGCCTGCTTTATCGGGCGCTTGCCGTGGCTGATTGCTGGTGGCTATTTACTGATGAGCATCGTGGCTTTTATTGCTTACGCGTTGGATAAATCCGCAGCTAGAAATGATCGCTGGCGAACGCCGGAGAGCACTTTGCATTTGCTGGCGCTGCTGGGTGGCTGGCCGGGGGCTTTGCTGGCGCAGCGGGTGCTTAGGCATAAGTCTAAGAAGGCTGCATTTTTACTGGTTTTTTGGGCTACGGTGCTGATGAATTGTGCGGCTTTGGCGTGGGTTTTGCTGCGCTGGCGCTGA
- a CDS encoding Pls/PosA family non-ribosomal peptide synthetase → MILRGPYLPELLRAETLADLLENTAQRIPDHPAIYWQDEVLSYSELNRRADLAAHHLIHFGVTAGQIVGLCLPRGAALLIMQAAIAKAGAAWLPFEADTPVDRMQVCLEDAAAVLLVGDGDLAGAGVPVLGSAQLSAPLEGDLLRRQGLLPSHPAYVIYTSGSTGKPKGVPISQGSICHFLRSENSVLGVRQDDKVYQGFSCAFDMSFEEIWISYLVGASLWLAPKILTGDPDALPAVLNAEKVTVLHAVPTLLALFSQEVSSLRIINLGGEMCPESLVERWATPERQVFNTYGPTECTVSASLAQLRRGEPVTIGKPLPNYGLLVRSEDGRLLPQGETGELCIIGPGVADGYLGRPDLTAEKFFDNPFSNLEEFPHERRLYRTGDLARIDEAGQVQCLGRTDDQVKVRGFRVELGEIEASLCQIAGVGTAAVLLRELAGIDQLVAFVVAEGADAAVLRNQLKRSLPPYMIPARFEFMSELPRLTSGKIDRKTLKARELIIPAGKNLESDEPVSDAEKALFAALATLFPGQPLRLVDDFFGELGGHSLLAARLVSILRRNPAYAGMTVQEIYQSRTLQVIATRLDVLAQQQPEQITIEPIRKVPFLRRLLCGSAQLATLPFLIGLRMLLWLAPFFSYHFMTGEEGDSLGLAVGVSILVYLGSLLFSFAIAIAGKWLILGRLKAGRYRLYGLTYFRWWLVDRLLDNCPLYFLTGSPLQSLYLRALGAKIGSNVALAAISVRAYDLLSIGEGASIGASVNFENFRVDGDHWEVGPITIGKDAYIGSYAVLQSDTHIADLGRLEGLSALSRGQKIASSEVWSGSPARRSADAVPEAPARPVRNSSLRGLHGLAYAGGSALVAILFFVPVFPSFLLIDWLDAHWFDLTEQGVALPEAFMFYLMLALPASAVLIVLTLIGSAAVRWLLLPRNPLGSWPVFGPMYYRRWLTNQIQESSLNILHGLYASVYAGWWYRLLGAKVGRGTEISNAIGVVPDLLTLGEDSFIADAVMLGDEEIDRGWMTLRPTVVGNRSFVGNGAYVPDGSIIPDDVLIGVQSRAPANDRMQSGQTWLGSPALSLPAREQVSGFSDSLTFRPSPARRLARGFVEALRTVMPLAVIITVGYLTVLKVMPFAEQEDFHGVFWALMMAGVLYGVGSFIFIVALKWLMIGRYRRKEAPMWTSFVWRSEALTSLYESIAVPNFFNFLRGTPWLPMAFRCMGCKIGSGVFMDTTDITEFDCVSIGDDTVLHAWSGPQTHLFEDRIMKIGRVEIGSGVNVGPRSTILYDAIVGNGARLGPLTLVVKGETIPEGQAWTGSPAVPWRTCRS, encoded by the coding sequence ATGATTCTTCGCGGCCCCTATCTTCCTGAACTGTTGCGTGCAGAAACGCTGGCTGATTTATTAGAAAACACTGCTCAGCGTATTCCTGATCATCCCGCCATTTATTGGCAAGATGAGGTGCTGAGCTACAGCGAGCTGAACCGCCGTGCCGATTTGGCCGCGCATCATTTAATTCACTTTGGTGTAACAGCGGGGCAGATTGTTGGCCTTTGCCTGCCGCGTGGTGCTGCGCTCTTGATTATGCAGGCTGCGATTGCCAAGGCGGGCGCGGCCTGGCTGCCGTTTGAGGCCGATACGCCGGTTGATCGCATGCAGGTTTGCCTAGAAGATGCGGCGGCGGTGCTCTTGGTGGGTGATGGCGATCTGGCTGGCGCGGGTGTGCCGGTATTGGGCAGCGCGCAATTGTCTGCGCCGCTTGAGGGCGATTTGCTTCGCCGCCAAGGATTATTGCCTAGCCATCCGGCCTATGTGATTTACACATCCGGATCAACCGGCAAGCCCAAAGGCGTGCCGATTAGCCAAGGCAGTATTTGTCATTTCTTGCGCAGCGAAAACTCGGTGTTGGGTGTGCGTCAGGATGACAAGGTGTATCAGGGTTTCTCGTGCGCATTTGATATGTCGTTTGAAGAAATTTGGATCAGCTATCTGGTAGGCGCGTCTTTATGGCTAGCACCTAAAATTCTGACCGGCGATCCAGATGCCTTGCCCGCAGTATTAAATGCCGAAAAAGTAACCGTACTGCACGCTGTGCCAACCTTACTGGCGCTGTTTAGTCAGGAAGTGTCCAGCTTACGGATTATTAATCTGGGCGGCGAAATGTGCCCAGAATCTTTGGTTGAGCGCTGGGCTACGCCAGAGCGGCAGGTGTTTAATACTTACGGCCCAACTGAATGCACGGTATCGGCCAGCCTGGCCCAATTACGCCGTGGTGAGCCGGTGACCATTGGTAAGCCGCTGCCCAATTACGGCCTTTTGGTGCGTAGTGAAGATGGCCGCTTATTGCCGCAGGGAGAAACCGGCGAGCTATGCATTATTGGCCCTGGTGTGGCCGATGGCTATTTGGGCCGCCCTGATTTAACCGCCGAAAAATTCTTTGATAATCCTTTTTCAAATCTTGAAGAATTCCCGCATGAGCGGCGTTTATACCGCACTGGCGATTTAGCGCGTATCGATGAAGCAGGCCAGGTTCAATGCCTGGGCCGCACCGATGATCAGGTAAAAGTACGCGGTTTTCGGGTAGAGCTGGGCGAAATTGAAGCCTCGCTGTGCCAGATTGCCGGTGTGGGTACGGCGGCGGTTTTGCTGCGCGAGCTAGCAGGCATTGATCAGCTGGTGGCCTTTGTGGTGGCCGAAGGCGCTGATGCAGCTGTTTTAAGAAACCAGCTAAAACGCAGCCTGCCGCCCTATATGATTCCGGCTCGCTTTGAATTTATGAGCGAATTACCCAGGCTGACCTCAGGCAAAATCGATAGAAAAACGCTGAAAGCCCGCGAGCTTATTATTCCTGCGGGTAAAAATCTTGAAAGCGATGAGCCAGTCAGCGATGCAGAAAAAGCCCTGTTTGCCGCGCTGGCCACCTTATTCCCCGGCCAGCCACTGCGCCTTGTGGATGATTTCTTTGGTGAGCTTGGCGGGCATTCTTTACTGGCAGCGCGATTAGTTTCTATATTGCGGCGCAACCCGGCTTATGCCGGAATGACCGTGCAAGAGATTTACCAAAGCCGTACCTTACAAGTGATTGCTACCCGTCTGGATGTATTAGCACAGCAGCAGCCAGAGCAAATCACCATAGAGCCGATTCGCAAAGTGCCTTTCTTACGCAGGCTACTTTGCGGCAGCGCGCAGCTGGCCACCCTGCCATTTTTAATTGGCCTGCGCATGTTGCTATGGCTGGCGCCATTTTTTAGCTATCACTTTATGACAGGGGAAGAGGGCGACAGCCTTGGGCTGGCCGTAGGCGTATCCATTCTGGTTTATTTAGGCAGCCTTTTATTTAGCTTTGCCATTGCCATTGCGGGCAAATGGCTGATTTTGGGGCGGCTGAAAGCGGGGCGTTATCGCCTTTATGGGCTGACGTATTTCCGCTGGTGGCTGGTTGATCGCCTGCTGGATAACTGCCCGCTGTATTTCTTAACCGGCTCGCCTTTGCAATCGCTTTACTTACGCGCACTGGGGGCAAAAATCGGCAGCAATGTTGCCCTTGCTGCAATCAGCGTGCGTGCTTACGATTTGCTGAGTATTGGTGAAGGGGCAAGCATTGGTGCTTCGGTCAATTTTGAAAATTTTAGAGTTGATGGCGATCATTGGGAAGTAGGGCCAATTACGATCGGCAAGGATGCTTATATTGGCTCTTATGCCGTCTTGCAATCAGACACCCATATTGCAGATTTAGGCCGCCTAGAAGGTTTATCGGCTTTATCCCGTGGGCAAAAAATTGCCTCATCCGAGGTGTGGAGCGGCTCGCCAGCAAGGCGCAGCGCCGATGCCGTGCCCGAAGCCCCCGCACGGCCTGTGCGTAATTCATCCCTACGCGGCTTGCATGGCTTGGCCTATGCGGGTGGATCGGCGCTGGTGGCCATCCTGTTTTTTGTGCCGGTCTTTCCCAGCTTCTTGCTGATTGACTGGCTGGATGCACATTGGTTTGATCTAACCGAGCAAGGCGTTGCGCTGCCCGAAGCCTTTATGTTTTATCTGATGCTGGCACTGCCCGCCAGTGCGGTGCTGATTGTGCTGACACTGATCGGCTCTGCCGCTGTACGCTGGCTGCTGTTGCCGCGTAATCCGCTAGGCAGCTGGCCCGTGTTTGGCCCCATGTATTACCGCCGTTGGCTGACAAATCAAATTCAAGAATCCAGCCTAAATATCCTGCATGGCCTGTATGCATCGGTTTACGCAGGCTGGTGGTATCGCCTGTTGGGGGCAAAAGTAGGGCGTGGCACCGAAATATCCAACGCCATTGGCGTGGTGCCCGATCTGCTCACCCTGGGGGAAGACAGCTTTATTGCTGACGCCGTGATGCTAGGGGATGAAGAAATTGATCGCGGCTGGATGACGCTGCGCCCCACCGTGGTGGGCAACCGCAGCTTTGTGGGCAACGGCGCTTACGTGCCCGATGGCAGCATCATCCCTGATGATGTATTGATCGGCGTGCAATCCCGCGCCCCGGCCAATGATCGTATGCAATCTGGCCAAACTTGGCTGGGCAGCCCCGCTTTATCACTGCCCGCCAGAGAGCAAGTTAGCGGCTTTTCCGACAGCCTGACCTTCCGCCCCAGCCCAGCCCGCCGCCTGGCCCGAGGCTTTGTTGAAGCGCTGCGCACCGTGATGCCGCTGGCGGTGATCATCACCGTTGGCTACCTCACCGTATTAAAAGTCATGCCCTTTGCCGAGCAGGAAGATTTTCACGGCGTATTTTGGGCGCTGATGATGGCCGGTGTTTTATACGGCGTGGGTTCATTTATCTTTATTGTGGCGCTGAAATGGCTGATGATCGGCCGCTACCGCCGCAAAGAAGCGCCCATGTGGACATCCTTTGTATGGCGCAGCGAAGCGCTGACCAGCCTTTACGAATCCATCGCCGTGCCCAACTTTTTTAACTTCTTACGCGGCACCCCATGGCTGCCCATGGCGTTTCGCTGCATGGGTTGTAAGATTGGCAGCGGGGTATTTATGGATACCACCGATATCACAGAGTTCGATTGCGTCAGCATCGGCGACGATACCGTGCTGCACGCATGGTCTGGCCCGCAAACCCATTTGTTTGAAGACCGCATCATGAAAATCGGCCGAGTAGAAATCGGCAGCGGCGTTAACGTTGGCCCGCGCAGCACCATCCTATACGACGCCATCGTCGGCAACGGCGCCCGCCTTGGCCCGCTAACGCTGGTGGTAAAAGGCGAAACCATCCCCGAAGGCCAAGCCTGGACCGGCAGCCCCGCCGTACCATGGCGCACATGCCGCAGCTGA